A section of the Salmo salar chromosome ssa05, Ssal_v3.1, whole genome shotgun sequence genome encodes:
- the ang1 gene encoding Angiogenin-1 precursor, producing MTFQKAFLFLLLLCATVMADVNQQYNHFLKQHVDGEMTTLKCKSQMEILNLNRPDRKCKLKNTFILANPDQVQAICTGGGTLKGNNLVQSNKPFSVVICTHTGGESHPNCTYKGSSATKKVIIACDGKFPVHYDGDVDIGITDGK from the coding sequence ATGACGTTCCAGAAGGCTTTCCTGTTCCTGTTGTTGCTGTGTGCTACAGTGATGGCCGACGTCAACCAACAATATAATCACTTCCTAAAACAACACGTCGATGGGGAAATGACGACCCTGAAGTGTAAGAGTCAGATGGAAATCTTGAATTTGAACAGGCCTGATAGAAAATGCAAATTGAAGAACACCTTCATCTTGGCCAATCCAGATCAGGTCCAAGCCATCTGCACTGGTGGTGGCACACTGAAGGGAAACAATCTGGTTCAAAGCAACAAACCCTTCAGTGTAGTCATATGTACACATACAGGTGGGGAGTCCCATCCCAATTGTACATACAAGGGATCTTCGGCCACTAAGAAAGTTATCATTGCTTGTGATGGAAAATTTCCAGTGCACTATGATGGTGATGTTGATATTGGCATCACGGATGGAAAGTGA